In Aegilops tauschii subsp. strangulata cultivar AL8/78 chromosome 3, Aet v6.0, whole genome shotgun sequence, one genomic interval encodes:
- the LOC109786831 gene encoding myb-related protein 308 yields the protein MGRSPCCEKAHTNKGAWTKEEDQRLIGYIKAHGEGCWRSLPKAAGLLRCGKSCRLRWMNYLRPDLKRGNFTDDDDELIIKLHALLGNKWSLIAGQLPGRTDNEIKNYWNTHIKRKLLNRGMDPHTHRPISAAAAASGLTTSTAAPVFPSSPAPASRLANAPFASFQSSTVSFARPSPSDDGHSSSGGSSDAPRCPDLNLDLDLDLSMSLPCSPPKTAPPAKSTPTSHQQQGICLCYHLGVRNGEACTCKTASPADPRVFRFLRPLEEGQYI from the exons ATGGGGAGGTCGCCGTGCTGTGAGAAGGCGCACACCAACAAGGGCGCGTGGACCAAGGAGGAGGACCAGCGCCTGATCGGCTACATCAAGGCCCACGGCGAGGGCTGCTGGCGCTCGCTGCCCAAGGCCGCGGGCCTGCTGCGCTGCGGCAAGAGCTGCCGCCTCCGCTGGATGAACTACCTCCGACCCGACCTCAAGCGCGGcaacttcaccgacgacgacgacgagctcATCATCAAGCTCCACGCCCTCCTCGGCAACAA GTGGTCGTTGATAGCGGGGCAGCTGCCGGGCCGGACGGACAACGAGATCAAGAACTACTGGAACACGCACATCAAGCGCAAGCTCCTCAACCGCGGCATGGACCCGCACACGCACCGCCCCatcagcgccgccgccgccgccagcgggCTCACCACGTCCACCGCCGCCCCCGTCTTCCCTTCCTCTCCGGCGCCGGCGTCCAGGCTCGCCAACGCGCCTTTCGCCTCCTTCCAGAGCAGCACCGTGAGCTTCGCGAGGCCGTCGCCGTCGGACGACGGGCACAGCAGCAGCGGCGGGAGCAGCGACGCGCCCCGGTGCCCCGACCTGAACCTCGACCTGGACCTGGACCTGTCCATGAGCCTGCCGTGCTCGCCGCCCAAGACCGCGCCGCCCGCCAAGTCCACGCCCACGtcgcaccagcagcagggcatctGCCTGTGCTACCACCTCGGCGTCCGCAACGGGGAGGCATGCACCTGCAAGACGGCGTCGCCGGCGGACCCGCGCGTGTTCCGGTTTCTCCGGCCACTGGAGGAGGGTCAATACATATAG